A part of Syngnathoides biaculeatus isolate LvHL_M chromosome 21, ASM1980259v1, whole genome shotgun sequence genomic DNA contains:
- the LOC133494907 gene encoding uncharacterized protein LOC133494907 isoform X2 yields the protein MNPEKNMTYSLKDENKDAKINNIIKSIVEKSTLDVANLRHLITLWDKEERAMSNSLIDESSYGVATQQKIKQHLKDFFSERLMIAEQEEGTRAGATSALRIFARTSAVKKTRDLASLDIEEEDDTGIFEEELSVNTDEQHTHLDDFSQTLDGSLSPSSSTSTTPSLIDKAKDLFGQVFNPVVDTIDTAGKTIVEKLKSTLQKTVGPLHLDKQTVEEPCVSERESAASLSPTTEENLVPDLASFVSSVTPSDLTDSKGEGLLDQDVLDQEATEDTCLTTGLLEGADPSRLRDADTEDQVASVKSEQLLCVPDKLENSELTVYDDTVGILKESVESTSITSNLDNDVVLSRGAQDSPEHRSSIVPPFESNKSPEDKEETRTLSDDKACADPELLEDGIAKRSSEGATLHFELPVDGVEKRCSSELVTADLELPGDWVAESPSSEAVTAELDLPEDTVAERSSFEAVPADLELPEDRLAKRSSSDAVDAVLELPGDTVAKRSSSKAVEADLELPEDKEAKRPSPEGVNVERMLLEDEVAQRSSSEAQYADLKWPGDSLVKPHSPEAAGRNLKLPEDQVVKRHSPEAVIDAGIQGPDDKVKSSSSSETLEAHLTITEDQIEEKLSQEETMDADHERHDHRVENTSLEKVDNDHEWQEDPLETESSLEIVHTDLKWQEDTVAKRPSLELVDTDFQWPEDWLEKKPSLQPGLDTDLNEPEVNVAKMSSSEAVAVDSKWSEDVVAKKPSLQLLINTDPKSPEDRVPDWSSSEAIVDADTQLSVDQEVRKPLFEVDDALQLFDVKRWSEEAVADSDSQFSKDQEVRKPLHEVVVDAGVQTFDIEKPSVKDAAIFSEGHVPERTSYETDVGLDTKLPEEVVSDTPLAKADLEPLSAVVHHELSEDRVSRKSLSEVQVVPKLSEDRVSQKSLSLAEVEVAPKMSEDSVSQKSLSLAEVGIIPKMSEDRVSRKSLSLAEVGVVPKLSEDGLSRKSLSSAEVGVIHRVSQDRVSNRSLKAATEVRKLSESTVSRRSSSKEAVHVYKLSEDRISRKTSSKVAMDVVSKLSEDRISRSSSRTTINSSRLSEGRRSKRSSSKVTEEIELKLSKDRISRKSLTETVLGIEIKLSAREISSEATTDLGKMPPGQLESRPSLWKRWKIRRPRKIQPILENCPRSILDCIGAKPAIRPIFKKVTSMWKTHYGRRKSKRVKTNGDRKSERPPQENISDDRVAEASVASSIISVELPPSDSEEEPCTRTESAHSVEDAHDIHSFFENMFKKEFSKRLEKSLKRGLLDVVNDYVPEKSSPESVDKPKSKQ from the exons ATGAATCCCGAAAAG AATATGACTTACAGCCTCAAGGACGAAAACAAAGACGCTAAGATCAACAATATCATCAAGAGCATTGTTGAAAAAAGCACCCTCGATGTCGCCAACTTGCGGCACCTGATCACCCTCTGGGACAAGGAGGAGCGGGCCATGTCTAACTCCTTAATCGACGAGTCGTCATATGGTGTGGCCACCCAGCAGAAAATCAAGCAACACCTCAAGGATTTTTTCTCCGAGCGACTGATGATCGCCGAGCAGGAAGAGGGTACGCGCGCCGGTGCCACGTCGGCATTGAGGATATTTGCTCGAACGAGCGCCGTAAAGAAGACTCGAGACTTGGCTAGTTTAGATATTGAGGAAGAGGATGATACCGGTATCTTTGAGGAGGAATTGAGTGTCAACACAGATGAGCAACATACTCACCTGGACGACTTTTCGCAAACGTTAGATGGCTCGCTTTCTCCCTCTTCGTCGACCTCCACCACACCTTCCTTAATTGACAAGGCCAAAGATTTGTTCGGGCAAGTGTTTAACCCTGTTGTTGACACCATTGATACAGCTGGCAAAACAATTGTCGAAAAACTGAAGTCGACTTTACAGAAAACAGTGGGGCCTCTGCATTTGGACAAACAGACAGTGGAGGAACCCTGCGTGTCAGAGAGGGAATCAGCTGCTAGCCTTTCACCCACAACAGAGGAAAACTTGGTGCCTGATTTGGCTTCTTTTGTCTCATCGGTTACTCCATCAGATTTGACTGACAGCAAAGGTGAAGGATTGCTAGACCAAGACGTCTTAGATCAAGAGGCAACAGAGGACACATGTCTAACTACTGGCTTGTTGGAAGGAGCAGATCCGTCTCGACTTAGGGATGCAGACACTGAAGATCAGGTCGCTTCTGTAAAATCAGAACAGCTCTTATGTGTTCCTGACAAATTGGAAAACAGCGAACTGACGGTCTATGACGATACCGTAGGGATTTTAAAGGAATCAGTTGAGAGCACGAGTATAACAAGTAACCTGGATAATGACGTGGTTTTATCGCGGGGGGCTCAAGATTCCCCAGAGCATAGATCTTCCATAGTCCCTCCTTTTGAGAGTAACAAGTCACCAGAAGACAAGGAAGAAACAAGGACTTTATCAGATGACAAGGCCTGTGCTGATCCTGAGTTGCTTGAAGATGGGATAGCAAAGAGGTCATCTGAAGGAGCAACTCTTCATTTTGAGTTGCCAGTAGACGGGGTGGAAAAGAGGTGTTCATCTGAACTTGTAACTGCTGATCTCGAGTTGCCAGGAGACTGGGTAGCAGAGAGCCCATCATCTGAAGCAGTAACTGCTGAGCTTGACTTGCCAGAAGACACGGTAGCAGAGAGGTCTTCATTTGAAGCAGTACCTGCTGATCTTGAGTTGCCAGAAGACAGGTTAGCAAAGAGGTCTTCATCTGACGCAGTTGATGCCGTTCTTGAGTTGCCAGGAGACACGGTAGCAAAGAGATCTTCATCCAAAGCAGTAGAGGCTGATCTTGAGTTGCCAGAAGACAAGGAAGCAAAGAGGCCTTCGCCAGAAGGCGTAAATGTTGAGCGGATGCTCCTGGAAGACGAAGTAGCACAGAGGTCTTCATCAGAAGCGCAATATGCTGATCTTAAGTGGCCAGGGGACAGTTTGGTAAAGCCACATTCACCAGAAGCAGCAGGCCGCAATCTCAAGTTGCCAGAAGACCAGGTAGTAAAGAGGCATTCACCAGAAGCAGTCATAGATGCTGGCATTCAGGGGCCAGATGACAAGGTAAAAAGCAGTTCTTCATCAGAAACACTAGAAGCTCATCTTACGATAACTGAAGATCAGATAGAAGAGAAACTTTCACAGGAAGAAACAATGGATGCTGATCATGAGAGGCATGACCACCGGGTAGAAAATACATCACTAGAAAAGGTAGATAATGATCATGAGTGGCAAGAAGACCCGCTAGAAACGGAGAGTTCTTTGGAAATAGTACATACTGATCTTAAGTGGCAAGAAGACACAGTAGCAAAGAGGCCTTCATTAGAATTGGTAGATACTGATTTTCAGTGGCCAGAAGATTGGCTAGAAAAAAAGCCCTCCTTACAACCAGGATTAGATACTGATCTTAACGAACCAGAAGTCAATGTGGCAAAGATGTCTTCATCAGAAGCAGTAGCTGTGGATTCTAAGTGGTCAGAGGACGTGGTAGCGAAGAAGCCTTCGTTACAATTACTAATAAATACTGACCCGAAGTCACCAGAAGACAGGGTACCAGATTGGTCTTCATCGGAAGCAATAGTAGACGCTGACACTCAATTGTCTGTAGACCAGGAAGTAAGGAAGCCGCTATTCGAAGTAGATGATGCCCTTCAGTTGTTTGATGTCAAGAGATGGTCAGAAGAAGCTGTAGCAGATAGTGACTCTCAATTCTCCAAAGACCAAGAAGTAAGGAAGCCTCTACATGAAGTAGTAGTAGATGCTGGTGTTCAGACGTTTGATATTGAGAAGCCATCAGTAAAAGATGCAGCTATATTTTCAGAAGGCCACGTACCGGAGAGGACTTCATATGAAACAGACGTCGGCCTTGACACAAAATTGCCAGAAGAGGTGGTATCTGATACGCCTCTGGCCAAAGCAGATCTGGAGCCTTTGTCAGCAGTGGTTCACCATGAATTGTCAGAAGACAGGGTATCTAGGAAGTCTTTATCTGAAGTACAAGTTGTTCCTAAATTGTCAGAAGACAGGGTATCTCAGAAGTCTTTATCTTTAGCAGAAGTAGAGGTTGCTCCTAAAATGTCAGAAGACAGTGTATCTCAGAAGTCTCTATCTTTGGCAGAAGTCGGGATTATTCCTAAAATGTCAGAGGACAGGGTATCTAGGAAATCTCTATCTTTAGCAGAAGTAGGGGTTGTACCTAAATTATCAGAAGACGGGCTATCTCGGAAGTCTTTATCTTCAGCAGAAGTAGGGGTTATTCATAGAGTGTCACAAGACAGGGTatcaaacaggtctttgaaagCGGCAACAGAAGTCCGTAAATTGTCAGAAAGCACGGTATCAAGGAGGTCTTCGTCCAAAGAGGCAGTACATGTCTATAAATTGTCCGAAGACAGGATATCAAGGAAGACTTCATCAAAAGTAGCAATGGACGTAGTCTCTAAATTGTCAGAGGACAGGATATCACGGTCTTCATCAAGGACAACAATCAATAGCTCTAGATTGTCAGAAGGCAGGAGATCAAAGAGATCGTCATCAAAAGTAACGGAAGAAATCGAGCTGAAATTGTCAAAAGACAGGATATCCAGGAAGTCTTTAACAGAAACAGTGCTCGGGATTGAGATAAAATTGTCAGCGCGGGAAATTTCATCGGAAGCAACAACAGACCTTGGTAAGATGCCGCCGGGGCAACTTGAGTCCCGGCCGTCCCTTTGGAAGAGGTGGAAAATAAGACGTCCAAGGAAGATACAACCAATTCTGGAGAACTGTCCCAGATCCATCCTGGACTGTATTGGAGCCAAACCAGCGATTAGGCCCATTTTCAAAAAAGTCACATCAATGTGGAAGACTCACTACGGCCGGAGAAAGAGCAAGAGGGTGAAAACAAACGGCGACAGGAAAAGCGAGAGACCTCCACAGGAAAACATCTCAGATGACCGCGTGGCCGAGGCCTCCGTTGCCTCATCGATCATCTCAGTCGAGTTACCGCCGAGTGACAGTGAGGAGGAACCGTGCACAAGGACCGAATCCGCACACTCGGTGGAGGACGCCCATGACATCCACAGCTTCTTTGAGAACATGTTTAAAAAGGAGTTTTCCAAACGGTTAGAAAAATCCCTTAAAAGGGGTCTCTTGGACGTTGTCAATGATTACGTCCCTGAGAAATCTTCCCCGGAATCTGTAGATAAACCAAAGTCGAAGCAGTAG
- the LOC133494907 gene encoding uncharacterized protein LOC133494907 isoform X3, which translates to MTYSLKDENKDAKINNIIKSIVEKSTLDVANLRHLITLWDKEERAMSNSLIDESSYGVATQQKIKQHLKDFFSERLMIAEQEEGTRAGATSALRIFARTSAVKKTRDLASLDIEEEDDTGIFEEELSVNTDEQHTHLDDFSQTLDGSLSPSSSTSTTPSLIDKAKDLFGQVFNPVVDTIDTAGKTIVEKLKSTLQKTVGPLHLDKQTVEEPCVSERESAASLSPTTEENLVPDLASFVSSVTPSDLTDSKGEGLLDQDVLDQEATEDTCLTTGLLEGADPSRLRDADTEDQVASVKSEQLLCVPDKLENSELTVYDDTVGILKESVESTSITSNLDNDVVLSRGAQDSPEHRSSIVPPFESNKSPEDKEETRTLSDDKACADPELLEDGIAKRSSEGATLHFELPVDGVEKRCSSELVTADLELPGDWVAESPSSEAVTAELDLPEDTVAERSSFEAVPADLELPEDRLAKRSSSDAVDAVLELPGDTVAKRSSSKAVEADLELPEDKEAKRPSPEGVNVERMLLEDEVAQRSSSEAQYADLKWPGDSLVKPHSPEAAGRNLKLPEDQVVKRHSPEAVIDAGIQGPDDKVKSSSSSETLEAHLTITEDQIEEKLSQEETMDADHERHDHRVENTSLEKVDNDHEWQEDPLETESSLEIVHTDLKWQEDTVAKRPSLELVDTDFQWPEDWLEKKPSLQPGLDTDLNEPEVNVAKMSSSEAVAVDSKWSEDVVAKKPSLQLLINTDPKSPEDRVPDWSSSEAIVDADTQLSVDQEVRKPLFEVDDALQLFDVKRWSEEAVADSDSQFSKDQEVRKPLHEVVVDAGVQTFDIEKPSVKDAAIFSEGHVPERTSYETDVGLDTKLPEEVVSDTPLAKADLEPLSAVVHHELSEDRVSRKSLSEVQVVPKLSEDRVSQKSLSLAEVEVAPKMSEDSVSQKSLSLAEVGIIPKMSEDRVSRKSLSLAEVGVVPKLSEDGLSRKSLSSAEVGVIHRVSQDRVSNRSLKAATEVRKLSESTVSRRSSSKEAVHVYKLSEDRISRKTSSKVAMDVVSKLSEDRISRSSSRTTINSSRLSEGRRSKRSSSKVTEEIELKLSKDRISRKSLTETVLGIEIKLSAREISSEATTDLGKMPPGQLESRPSLWKRWKIRRPRKIQPILENCPRSILDCIGAKPAIRPIFKKVTSMWKTHYGRRKSKRVKTNGDRKSERPPQENISDDRVAEASVASSIISVELPPSDSEEEPCTRTESAHSVEDAHDIHSFFENMFKKEFSKRLEKSLKRGLLDVVNDYVPEKSSPESVDKPKSKQ; encoded by the coding sequence ATGACTTACAGCCTCAAGGACGAAAACAAAGACGCTAAGATCAACAATATCATCAAGAGCATTGTTGAAAAAAGCACCCTCGATGTCGCCAACTTGCGGCACCTGATCACCCTCTGGGACAAGGAGGAGCGGGCCATGTCTAACTCCTTAATCGACGAGTCGTCATATGGTGTGGCCACCCAGCAGAAAATCAAGCAACACCTCAAGGATTTTTTCTCCGAGCGACTGATGATCGCCGAGCAGGAAGAGGGTACGCGCGCCGGTGCCACGTCGGCATTGAGGATATTTGCTCGAACGAGCGCCGTAAAGAAGACTCGAGACTTGGCTAGTTTAGATATTGAGGAAGAGGATGATACCGGTATCTTTGAGGAGGAATTGAGTGTCAACACAGATGAGCAACATACTCACCTGGACGACTTTTCGCAAACGTTAGATGGCTCGCTTTCTCCCTCTTCGTCGACCTCCACCACACCTTCCTTAATTGACAAGGCCAAAGATTTGTTCGGGCAAGTGTTTAACCCTGTTGTTGACACCATTGATACAGCTGGCAAAACAATTGTCGAAAAACTGAAGTCGACTTTACAGAAAACAGTGGGGCCTCTGCATTTGGACAAACAGACAGTGGAGGAACCCTGCGTGTCAGAGAGGGAATCAGCTGCTAGCCTTTCACCCACAACAGAGGAAAACTTGGTGCCTGATTTGGCTTCTTTTGTCTCATCGGTTACTCCATCAGATTTGACTGACAGCAAAGGTGAAGGATTGCTAGACCAAGACGTCTTAGATCAAGAGGCAACAGAGGACACATGTCTAACTACTGGCTTGTTGGAAGGAGCAGATCCGTCTCGACTTAGGGATGCAGACACTGAAGATCAGGTCGCTTCTGTAAAATCAGAACAGCTCTTATGTGTTCCTGACAAATTGGAAAACAGCGAACTGACGGTCTATGACGATACCGTAGGGATTTTAAAGGAATCAGTTGAGAGCACGAGTATAACAAGTAACCTGGATAATGACGTGGTTTTATCGCGGGGGGCTCAAGATTCCCCAGAGCATAGATCTTCCATAGTCCCTCCTTTTGAGAGTAACAAGTCACCAGAAGACAAGGAAGAAACAAGGACTTTATCAGATGACAAGGCCTGTGCTGATCCTGAGTTGCTTGAAGATGGGATAGCAAAGAGGTCATCTGAAGGAGCAACTCTTCATTTTGAGTTGCCAGTAGACGGGGTGGAAAAGAGGTGTTCATCTGAACTTGTAACTGCTGATCTCGAGTTGCCAGGAGACTGGGTAGCAGAGAGCCCATCATCTGAAGCAGTAACTGCTGAGCTTGACTTGCCAGAAGACACGGTAGCAGAGAGGTCTTCATTTGAAGCAGTACCTGCTGATCTTGAGTTGCCAGAAGACAGGTTAGCAAAGAGGTCTTCATCTGACGCAGTTGATGCCGTTCTTGAGTTGCCAGGAGACACGGTAGCAAAGAGATCTTCATCCAAAGCAGTAGAGGCTGATCTTGAGTTGCCAGAAGACAAGGAAGCAAAGAGGCCTTCGCCAGAAGGCGTAAATGTTGAGCGGATGCTCCTGGAAGACGAAGTAGCACAGAGGTCTTCATCAGAAGCGCAATATGCTGATCTTAAGTGGCCAGGGGACAGTTTGGTAAAGCCACATTCACCAGAAGCAGCAGGCCGCAATCTCAAGTTGCCAGAAGACCAGGTAGTAAAGAGGCATTCACCAGAAGCAGTCATAGATGCTGGCATTCAGGGGCCAGATGACAAGGTAAAAAGCAGTTCTTCATCAGAAACACTAGAAGCTCATCTTACGATAACTGAAGATCAGATAGAAGAGAAACTTTCACAGGAAGAAACAATGGATGCTGATCATGAGAGGCATGACCACCGGGTAGAAAATACATCACTAGAAAAGGTAGATAATGATCATGAGTGGCAAGAAGACCCGCTAGAAACGGAGAGTTCTTTGGAAATAGTACATACTGATCTTAAGTGGCAAGAAGACACAGTAGCAAAGAGGCCTTCATTAGAATTGGTAGATACTGATTTTCAGTGGCCAGAAGATTGGCTAGAAAAAAAGCCCTCCTTACAACCAGGATTAGATACTGATCTTAACGAACCAGAAGTCAATGTGGCAAAGATGTCTTCATCAGAAGCAGTAGCTGTGGATTCTAAGTGGTCAGAGGACGTGGTAGCGAAGAAGCCTTCGTTACAATTACTAATAAATACTGACCCGAAGTCACCAGAAGACAGGGTACCAGATTGGTCTTCATCGGAAGCAATAGTAGACGCTGACACTCAATTGTCTGTAGACCAGGAAGTAAGGAAGCCGCTATTCGAAGTAGATGATGCCCTTCAGTTGTTTGATGTCAAGAGATGGTCAGAAGAAGCTGTAGCAGATAGTGACTCTCAATTCTCCAAAGACCAAGAAGTAAGGAAGCCTCTACATGAAGTAGTAGTAGATGCTGGTGTTCAGACGTTTGATATTGAGAAGCCATCAGTAAAAGATGCAGCTATATTTTCAGAAGGCCACGTACCGGAGAGGACTTCATATGAAACAGACGTCGGCCTTGACACAAAATTGCCAGAAGAGGTGGTATCTGATACGCCTCTGGCCAAAGCAGATCTGGAGCCTTTGTCAGCAGTGGTTCACCATGAATTGTCAGAAGACAGGGTATCTAGGAAGTCTTTATCTGAAGTACAAGTTGTTCCTAAATTGTCAGAAGACAGGGTATCTCAGAAGTCTTTATCTTTAGCAGAAGTAGAGGTTGCTCCTAAAATGTCAGAAGACAGTGTATCTCAGAAGTCTCTATCTTTGGCAGAAGTCGGGATTATTCCTAAAATGTCAGAGGACAGGGTATCTAGGAAATCTCTATCTTTAGCAGAAGTAGGGGTTGTACCTAAATTATCAGAAGACGGGCTATCTCGGAAGTCTTTATCTTCAGCAGAAGTAGGGGTTATTCATAGAGTGTCACAAGACAGGGTatcaaacaggtctttgaaagCGGCAACAGAAGTCCGTAAATTGTCAGAAAGCACGGTATCAAGGAGGTCTTCGTCCAAAGAGGCAGTACATGTCTATAAATTGTCCGAAGACAGGATATCAAGGAAGACTTCATCAAAAGTAGCAATGGACGTAGTCTCTAAATTGTCAGAGGACAGGATATCACGGTCTTCATCAAGGACAACAATCAATAGCTCTAGATTGTCAGAAGGCAGGAGATCAAAGAGATCGTCATCAAAAGTAACGGAAGAAATCGAGCTGAAATTGTCAAAAGACAGGATATCCAGGAAGTCTTTAACAGAAACAGTGCTCGGGATTGAGATAAAATTGTCAGCGCGGGAAATTTCATCGGAAGCAACAACAGACCTTGGTAAGATGCCGCCGGGGCAACTTGAGTCCCGGCCGTCCCTTTGGAAGAGGTGGAAAATAAGACGTCCAAGGAAGATACAACCAATTCTGGAGAACTGTCCCAGATCCATCCTGGACTGTATTGGAGCCAAACCAGCGATTAGGCCCATTTTCAAAAAAGTCACATCAATGTGGAAGACTCACTACGGCCGGAGAAAGAGCAAGAGGGTGAAAACAAACGGCGACAGGAAAAGCGAGAGACCTCCACAGGAAAACATCTCAGATGACCGCGTGGCCGAGGCCTCCGTTGCCTCATCGATCATCTCAGTCGAGTTACCGCCGAGTGACAGTGAGGAGGAACCGTGCACAAGGACCGAATCCGCACACTCGGTGGAGGACGCCCATGACATCCACAGCTTCTTTGAGAACATGTTTAAAAAGGAGTTTTCCAAACGGTTAGAAAAATCCCTTAAAAGGGGTCTCTTGGACGTTGTCAATGATTACGTCCCTGAGAAATCTTCCCCGGAATCTGTAGATAAACCAAAGTCGAAGCAGTAG